The following are from one region of the Francisella opportunistica genome:
- the grxD gene encoding Grx4 family monothiol glutaredoxin, whose product MYTQEEQKVIDRIEKQLKENDIILYMKGSPNLPQCGFSAHAATAIRSCGKPFAFVNILENPDIRAVLPKYADWPTFPQLWVKGELIGGCDIIMEMNESGELKKLIDSVK is encoded by the coding sequence ATGTATACTCAAGAAGAACAAAAAGTCATTGATAGAATTGAAAAACAGCTCAAAGAAAACGATATTATTTTATATATGAAAGGCTCACCCAACCTACCACAATGTGGTTTTTCTGCTCATGCGGCAACAGCAATTAGATCATGCGGAAAACCATTTGCTTTTGTAAACATCCTTGAAAACCCCGATATAAGAGCTGTTTTACCTAAGTATGCTGACTGGCCAACATTTCCTCAGCTTTGGGTAAAAGGTGAGTTAATAGGTGGTTGTGATATAATTATGGAAATGAATGAATCAGGTGAACTAAAAAAACTAATTGATTCTGTTAAGTAA
- a CDS encoding glycosyl hydrolase family 18 protein, which yields MRKFFIQLIILALMLPLMLEAAPLANLSSDSNSSETLLPNRIIAGFLDIRTPGSTTRVDMQRAKKDGYNVMIVAYGEVYANDIGFYTTSITSTQTIIDKIREAKKAGMKVLLAVGGSPNTFHPGVKQGATDPKIFGNDFTDAQIEVLASNIVKFLNKNDIDGIVYSIKKFTAADFIAKLSAEIKKTDAKIIIAAEPEVNNYKLITTGVSNDYDKAIEDGDIDYLFIQEYDAFPAYEPSFISESYPKIIENTHIPLKTKILITEPTNAVSGGTNTIYHPQGNATKSLSTEQAVKLMLPQLEKLKFKPRFAGVAGWSLNTDYAADLYGDSSHNAGAFAKGLSECIYKNACIEIDNKIQGPVVAGILPLWGKNSSYNISGQQVNTTPISISMPKDKEYCDHNPNVCKYNVIIAAYLTYTNSKGFVLSFNEENGSSKKIYSPEELKAFIVYMNLKGKHTIISIGGKYSHIDWETINLNELIKIVQEFGFNGVNFDLSSSDIPKNEKTAKIAADKINKLIATLRQINRGFWLTFSPEWHYIVAPLAKNDKDNIYVNHNYIELLENIGINKINYIWLNTYADKPSDGILSFYKNKNAEHIKITPADGYAKFLAALAWALTTQAGYDANMPKYDEIDKPLHIPANKLVLMIPATKGTTHGGMMYVLSEKDIKEAVSLMKENKASFAGFAVWSIDFDATNINKGDLGNDYSHKPWSTTAAILDISLPPIVSQITDQTKQETKFFRPGQEQRQSIDTGVINYPDKIGSYNADTVISFQGKKYKCKSNLEVKFCNDKGYIPNGLYGYLAWDEINTAKQIKIKSKQLKRKIADGEIVKYPNFIGNYKTGQIIIAGDRKFECQKQQLCNDKSYRPIGKSGYLAWSDITDDVAHLVIEVKQIKPRGAEYIYPYGIEDYKAGTTVAVGQELYRCNLGPESSLCTSEAYKPTGKYGTDAWTIIR from the coding sequence ATGAGAAAATTTTTTATACAGCTTATAATACTTGCTTTAATGCTACCTCTAATGCTAGAAGCTGCACCACTAGCTAATTTAAGCTCAGATTCAAACAGTTCTGAAACATTATTACCGAACAGAATAATTGCAGGATTCCTCGATATTCGTACTCCTGGTTCGACAACAAGAGTTGATATGCAAAGGGCCAAAAAAGATGGCTATAATGTGATGATAGTCGCCTATGGGGAGGTTTATGCTAATGATATAGGTTTTTATACAACTTCTATAACTTCTACACAGACTATAATAGATAAAATCCGTGAAGCCAAAAAAGCTGGAATGAAAGTATTATTAGCTGTTGGTGGAAGTCCTAACACTTTTCATCCTGGTGTTAAGCAAGGAGCTACGGATCCAAAAATTTTTGGTAATGATTTTACAGATGCACAGATAGAAGTTTTAGCTAGTAATATAGTTAAATTTTTAAATAAAAATGATATTGACGGAATTGTATATAGTATCAAGAAATTTACAGCAGCGGATTTTATTGCCAAGCTTTCTGCAGAGATAAAAAAAACCGATGCAAAAATAATAATTGCTGCTGAGCCCGAGGTTAATAATTATAAGTTAATTACAACAGGTGTTAGTAATGATTATGACAAGGCCATTGAGGATGGCGATATAGATTATCTTTTTATACAAGAATATGATGCTTTCCCTGCATATGAACCGAGTTTTATTTCTGAGAGTTATCCAAAGATTATTGAGAATACCCATATTCCACTTAAGACAAAAATTTTGATAACAGAGCCAACAAATGCTGTTTCTGGCGGGACAAATACTATTTATCATCCACAAGGAAATGCGACAAAATCATTATCAACTGAGCAAGCAGTAAAATTAATGTTACCGCAACTTGAGAAACTAAAATTTAAACCAAGGTTTGCTGGTGTTGCTGGTTGGTCATTGAATACAGATTACGCTGCTGATCTATATGGAGATTCTTCGCATAATGCTGGAGCATTTGCAAAAGGGCTTAGTGAGTGCATTTATAAGAATGCTTGTATTGAAATAGATAATAAAATACAGGGCCCAGTCGTTGCTGGGATTTTACCGCTGTGGGGTAAAAATAGCTCTTATAATATTTCTGGTCAACAGGTAAATACTACTCCAATAAGCATATCAATGCCAAAAGATAAAGAGTATTGTGATCACAATCCTAATGTATGTAAGTATAATGTGATTATAGCTGCATATCTAACCTACACTAATAGTAAAGGTTTTGTACTATCTTTTAATGAGGAGAATGGCAGTTCTAAGAAAATATATTCTCCAGAAGAGCTAAAAGCTTTTATTGTCTACATGAACTTAAAAGGTAAGCATACAATTATTTCTATTGGTGGTAAGTATTCTCATATTGATTGGGAGACGATAAATTTAAATGAGCTTATTAAAATCGTTCAAGAGTTTGGTTTTAATGGTGTAAACTTTGACTTAAGTAGTTCTGATATACCTAAGAATGAGAAAACAGCAAAAATAGCTGCTGATAAAATAAATAAATTAATCGCAACATTAAGGCAAATTAACCGTGGTTTTTGGTTAACTTTCTCTCCTGAGTGGCACTATATAGTTGCGCCATTGGCCAAAAATGACAAAGATAATATTTATGTTAATCATAATTACATTGAATTACTAGAAAATATTGGCATTAATAAAATAAATTATATTTGGCTTAATACATATGCTGATAAACCTTCTGATGGAATTTTAAGTTTTTATAAGAATAAAAATGCAGAGCATATAAAAATTACTCCTGCTGATGGTTATGCTAAGTTTTTGGCAGCACTTGCTTGGGCTTTGACAACACAAGCTGGCTATGATGCAAATATGCCGAAATATGATGAAATTGATAAACCTTTGCATATACCAGCTAATAAATTAGTTTTAATGATTCCTGCAACCAAGGGTACTACTCATGGTGGTATGATGTATGTATTATCAGAAAAAGATATTAAAGAGGCGGTCTCTCTAATGAAAGAAAATAAAGCATCTTTTGCAGGTTTTGCAGTTTGGAGTATCGATTTTGATGCAACTAATATTAACAAAGGTGATTTAGGTAATGACTATAGCCATAAGCCTTGGAGTACAACAGCTGCAATTTTAGATATTAGTTTACCTCCTATAGTGTCACAGATAACTGATCAAACAAAACAAGAAACTAAATTTTTTCGACCAGGACAAGAACAACGTCAAAGTATAGATACTGGAGTTATCAATTATCCTGATAAAATAGGCTCTTATAATGCTGATACTGTCATAAGTTTTCAGGGTAAAAAATATAAGTGTAAATCTAACCTAGAAGTTAAATTTTGTAATGATAAAGGATATATTCCAAATGGTCTTTATGGTTATCTTGCTTGGGATGAGATCAACACTGCTAAACAGATTAAGATAAAATCTAAACAGCTTAAGCGTAAAATTGCTGATGGTGAAATAGTTAAATACCCGAATTTTATTGGGAATTATAAAACTGGACAAATAATTATTGCTGGTGACAGAAAGTTTGAATGTCAAAAACAACAGTTATGTAATGATAAATCATACCGACCTATAGGTAAAAGTGGTTATCTTGCTTGGAGTGATATAACTGATGATGTTGCTCACTTAGTAATTGAAGTTAAACAAATTAAACCAAGAGGTGCTGAGTATATTTATCCATATGGTATAGAGGATTATAAGGCAGGTACTACAGTTGCTGTTGGTCAAGAACTATATCGCTGTAATCTTGGTCCGGAGTCTAGTTTATGTACTAGTGAAGCATATAAACCAACCGGTAAGTATGGTACAGATGCTTGGACAATAATTAGGTAG
- the sdhC gene encoding succinate dehydrogenase, cytochrome b556 subunit, producing MKKITNIDLMSIKSYNFPITAISSIMHRISGVVLIIAIPICVVAMNYTLAGPDGYQQTVAVLTKSWFSVFFWLFLSSITYHIYAGIRHMIMDMGFGESMKVARFTSLLVIVLGVLSAILWGCYLWL from the coding sequence ATGAAAAAAATTACTAACATTGACTTGATGTCAATAAAATCGTATAACTTCCCGATTACAGCCATTAGTTCTATTATGCATCGCATATCAGGAGTGGTATTAATTATTGCAATACCAATTTGTGTAGTTGCAATGAACTATACTCTTGCAGGACCTGATGGCTATCAACAAACAGTTGCTGTATTAACTAAAAGTTGGTTTAGTGTGTTTTTTTGGCTTTTCTTATCATCGATAACTTACCATATTTATGCTGGTATCAGACATATGATTATGGATATGGGCTTTGGTGAGAGTATGAAAGTGGCTAGATTTACATCGTTATTAGTTATCGTTTTAGGTGTTTTATCAGCTATTTTATGGGGGTGCTACTTATGGCTGTAA
- a CDS encoding citrate synthase yields MSKYATLKYADKNIEIELPVYSPSLGNDCIDVSSLVKHGIFTYDPGFMSTAACESKITYIDGGKGILLHRGYPIEEWTQKSNYRTLCYALIYGELPNDEQVKNFRQEIIAKMPVCEHIKAAVSAMPQHTHPMSSLIAGVNVLAAEHVHTGQKESQDEIAKIIVAKIATIAAIAYRHNQGKKFLEPKLEYGYAENFLYMMFAEDESYKPDELHVKAMDTIFMLHADHEQNASTSTVRLSGSTGNSPYAAIIAGITALWGPAHGGANEAVLKMLSEIGSTENIDKYIAKAKDKDDPFRLMGFGHRVYKNTDPRATAMKKNCEEILAKLGHSDDPLLTVAKRLEEIALQDEFFIERKLFPNVDFYSGIILKAMGIPEDMFTAIFALARTSGWISQWLEMVNDPAQKIGRPRQLYTGATSRNF; encoded by the coding sequence ATGAGTAAATACGCAACTCTTAAGTATGCAGATAAGAATATTGAAATAGAATTACCAGTATATTCTCCTAGCTTAGGTAATGACTGCATAGATGTTTCATCATTAGTAAAACATGGAATTTTTACTTATGACCCTGGATTCATGTCTACAGCTGCATGCGAATCCAAAATCACATATATCGATGGTGGTAAGGGTATACTCTTACATAGAGGCTACCCGATCGAAGAATGGACTCAAAAGTCAAACTATAGGACTCTTTGCTATGCATTGATTTATGGAGAACTACCAAATGATGAGCAAGTAAAAAACTTTAGACAAGAAATTATTGCTAAAATGCCTGTGTGCGAGCATATCAAAGCTGCAGTTTCTGCAATGCCTCAGCATACACATCCTATGTCTAGCCTAATAGCTGGTGTTAATGTCCTAGCTGCAGAACATGTGCACACTGGACAAAAAGAATCTCAAGATGAGATTGCTAAAATTATCGTAGCAAAAATCGCAACGATCGCGGCTATAGCTTATAGACATAATCAGGGTAAGAAGTTCTTAGAACCTAAATTGGAATATGGCTATGCTGAGAATTTCTTGTATATGATGTTTGCTGAAGATGAAAGCTACAAACCAGATGAGCTGCATGTCAAAGCAATGGATACAATATTTATGCTTCACGCTGATCACGAGCAAAATGCTTCAACTTCAACAGTAAGATTATCAGGATCAACTGGTAACTCTCCTTATGCTGCGATTATCGCAGGTATTACAGCACTTTGGGGTCCTGCTCATGGTGGTGCTAATGAAGCGGTACTTAAAATGCTATCTGAAATTGGTAGTACTGAAAATATCGATAAGTACATTGCCAAAGCAAAAGATAAAGATGATCCATTTAGACTAATGGGATTTGGACATAGAGTCTATAAAAACACTGATCCAAGAGCTACAGCTATGAAAAAGAACTGCGAAGAAATTCTTGCTAAGCTTGGTCATAGTGACGATCCCCTTCTAACAGTAGCTAAAAGACTAGAAGAAATTGCTTTACAAGATGAATTCTTTATTGAGAGAAAGCTTTTCCCTAATGTTGATTTCTATTCAGGAATTATCTTAAAAGCTATGGGCATTCCAGAAGATATGTTTACAGCCATATTTGCTTTAGCAAGAACATCAGGATGGATATCTCAGTGGTTAGAAATGGTTAATGATCCAGCACAAAAGATTGGTCGTCCAAGACAATTATATACAGGTGCAACAAGCAGAAATTTCTAA
- a CDS encoding superoxide dismutase: MKFELPKLPYNVDALEPIISKETIEYHYGKHHQTYVTNLNNLVEGTEHAGKNLEEIIKISSGGIFNNAAQVFNHTFYWNCLTPNKTEASSQLKAALIEACGSVENFKEQFSKAAIATFGSGWAWLVKNTDGKLEILTTSNAGCPLTENKKPLLTFDVWEHAYYIDYRNARPKYVEALWDIVNWEFVSEQFAD, translated from the coding sequence ATGAAATTTGAATTACCAAAACTACCTTACAATGTCGATGCATTAGAACCAATAATATCAAAAGAAACTATAGAGTACCACTATGGTAAACATCATCAAACATATGTAACTAATCTAAATAATTTAGTTGAAGGAACAGAGCATGCTGGCAAAAACCTAGAAGAAATCATAAAAATTTCTTCTGGCGGTATATTTAATAATGCCGCTCAAGTTTTTAATCATACCTTTTACTGGAATTGTTTGACTCCAAACAAAACTGAGGCTTCTAGTCAGTTAAAGGCAGCGCTAATTGAGGCATGTGGTTCTGTAGAAAATTTTAAAGAGCAATTCTCAAAAGCAGCTATCGCAACATTTGGTTCTGGTTGGGCTTGGCTAGTAAAAAATACTGACGGCAAGCTGGAAATTTTAACGACAAGTAATGCAGGTTGTCCGTTAACAGAGAACAAGAAACCATTACTAACATTTGATGTTTGGGAGCATGCTTACTATATCGATTATCGTAATGCTAGGCCTAAGTATGTTGAAGCATTATGGGATATCGTAAACTGGGAGTTTGTTTCTGAGCAATTTGCCGATTAG
- a CDS encoding succinate dehydrogenase iron-sulfur subunit yields MEVRFKIYRYNPEVDKKPYYDEYTVEVENEGVKVLTALELIKEQDPTLALRRSCREGVCGSDGMNINGKNRLACITSVGELKQPIKVNPLPGLPVIRDLIVDMKQFYRNYEKVKPYLINDDEPAIKERLQSPEDRAKLDGLYECILCACCTSSCPSFWWNPDKFIGPSGLLQAYRFIADSRDTATEQRLEDLKDPFSLFRCRTIMNCVSVCPKGLNPTEAIGKIRSALLKKSV; encoded by the coding sequence ATGGAAGTAAGATTTAAAATTTATAGATATAATCCAGAAGTTGATAAAAAACCTTATTACGATGAGTATACGGTTGAGGTGGAAAATGAAGGTGTTAAGGTTTTAACAGCTCTTGAGCTAATTAAAGAGCAGGACCCTACACTAGCTTTAAGAAGGTCTTGCCGGGAAGGTGTTTGTGGTTCTGATGGTATGAATATCAATGGTAAGAATCGTTTGGCTTGTATTACTTCAGTTGGTGAGTTAAAACAGCCTATCAAAGTTAATCCTCTACCAGGTTTGCCTGTGATTAGAGATTTAATCGTTGATATGAAACAGTTTTATAGGAACTATGAGAAAGTTAAGCCATATCTTATCAATGATGATGAACCAGCTATTAAAGAAAGACTGCAATCACCAGAGGATAGAGCTAAGCTTGATGGTTTGTATGAGTGTATTTTATGTGCTTGTTGTACCTCATCATGCCCATCGTTCTGGTGGAATCCAGACAAATTTATAGGTCCTTCTGGTTTGCTACAAGCTTATAGATTTATTGCAGATTCAAGAGATACTGCTACAGAGCAAAGACTTGAAGATCTAAAAGATCCATTTAGTCTGTTTAGGTGTAGGACTATTATGAACTGTGTTTCTGTATGTCCAAAAGGACTTAACCCTACAGAAGCAATAGGTAAAATTAGATCAGCATTATTAAAGAAGAGTGTGTAA
- the sdhA gene encoding succinate dehydrogenase flavoprotein subunit, with protein sequence MSIATQEFDAIVIGAGGAGLRASFQLSQSGFKTAVVSKVFPTRSHTVAAQGGIAAALGNIKFEDDLPSDDWRWHMYDTVKGSDYIGDQDAIEYMCEHAPQSIIELEHMGMPFSRLENGKIYQRAFGGMSRNYDPANQAKRTCAASDRTGHALLHTLYQGNLAHKTNFYTEWFAVDLVKANDGSIAGVIALCIETGETVFLKSKITILATGGAGRIYESSTNAYINTGDGMGLALRAGLPLQDMEFWQFHPTGIAGAGVLVTEGCRGEGGILRNKDGERFMERYAPNAKDLACRDVVSRASQQEIMEGRGDTFAGSSCVWLDLTHLGEDVIDERLPTVRELASTFAGIDPVEKPIPVVPTCHYQMGGIPTNKFGQVITQENGQDKIIGGLYAVGECASVSVHGANRLGSNSLLDLVVFGRAAGMHAERSLKEGLVIKKTSQENIEKATARIKKWDTSEQRGCKEKISELRKELQQIMQKYFSVFRQESTMKEGLDKLFKLRERLDNAVLEDNSRIFNMMRIEALELDNLMLTAVATAKLALERKESRGAHSRVDYPERDDKNWMKHTLYFLDGDRTSWRDVNMSPTKVKAFQPAERKY encoded by the coding sequence ATGAGTATAGCTACGCAAGAATTTGACGCTATTGTTATCGGTGCTGGTGGTGCAGGTTTAAGAGCTTCTTTCCAGTTATCACAGTCAGGTTTTAAAACTGCTGTTGTTTCTAAAGTTTTTCCAACAAGGTCACATACTGTTGCTGCTCAGGGTGGTATTGCTGCAGCACTTGGTAATATCAAATTTGAAGATGACCTGCCATCAGATGACTGGAGATGGCATATGTATGACACTGTTAAAGGTTCTGATTACATTGGTGACCAAGATGCTATCGAATACATGTGTGAACATGCACCTCAATCTATCATCGAGTTGGAGCATATGGGCATGCCTTTTTCGCGCCTAGAAAATGGCAAGATATATCAGCGTGCTTTTGGTGGTATGTCGAGAAATTATGATCCAGCTAATCAAGCTAAAAGAACATGTGCAGCATCTGATAGAACTGGCCATGCGCTTTTACATACACTTTATCAAGGTAATTTGGCACATAAGACTAATTTCTATACTGAGTGGTTTGCTGTTGATTTAGTCAAAGCAAACGATGGGAGCATTGCTGGTGTTATAGCTCTGTGTATTGAAACCGGAGAGACTGTTTTCTTAAAATCAAAAATTACAATACTTGCAACAGGTGGTGCAGGACGCATATATGAATCTAGTACTAATGCGTATATCAATACTGGTGACGGTATGGGTCTTGCGTTAAGAGCTGGTCTGCCGCTACAAGATATGGAGTTTTGGCAATTCCATCCAACTGGTATAGCTGGTGCTGGGGTGCTAGTTACAGAAGGTTGTCGTGGTGAGGGTGGTATTTTGCGTAACAAAGATGGCGAGAGGTTCATGGAAAGGTATGCGCCAAATGCTAAAGACCTCGCTTGTCGTGATGTTGTATCGCGTGCTTCGCAACAAGAAATTATGGAAGGACGTGGAGATACTTTTGCAGGTTCAAGCTGTGTATGGTTGGATTTGACTCATCTTGGTGAAGATGTTATTGATGAGAGATTGCCTACTGTTCGAGAGCTTGCTAGCACATTTGCAGGCATTGACCCTGTTGAGAAGCCAATTCCAGTGGTACCAACATGCCACTATCAAATGGGTGGGATTCCTACCAATAAGTTTGGCCAAGTAATTACTCAAGAGAATGGCCAGGATAAGATTATTGGTGGTTTATATGCCGTTGGTGAATGCGCTTCTGTGTCTGTACATGGAGCAAATAGACTGGGCAGTAACTCATTGTTGGATTTGGTTGTGTTTGGTAGAGCTGCGGGTATGCATGCTGAACGAAGCCTAAAAGAAGGCTTGGTGATCAAAAAAACTTCACAAGAGAATATTGAGAAAGCTACTGCTAGAATCAAAAAATGGGATACTTCAGAGCAGAGAGGTTGTAAAGAAAAAATTTCTGAATTAAGGAAAGAGCTGCAGCAAATAATGCAAAAATACTTCTCAGTATTTAGGCAAGAAAGTACGATGAAAGAGGGTCTTGATAAGTTGTTTAAACTTAGAGAGAGACTTGATAATGCTGTATTAGAGGATAACTCTAGAATCTTTAATATGATGAGAATTGAAGCACTAGAGCTAGATAACTTAATGCTAACAGCAGTTGCTACAGCAAAACTTGCTTTAGAGCGAAAGGAGTCTAGAGGAGCTCACTCTAGAGTTGATTATCCTGAAAGAGATGATAAGAATTGGATGAAGCATACGCTATACTTCCTAGATGGAGATAGAACATCATGGCGTGATGTGAATATGTCTCCTACTAAAGTAAAAGCTTTTCAACCAGCAGAACGTAAGTACTAA
- a CDS encoding IS5 family transposase yields MEYYISETNWSTILTFLTAQKGLHTKDVVKLRRFIEAVFFILKTGAQWKYLHKDYGNSRAIHKRYKYWADKGVWNNLMTYVSDIDSQQFMIDSLSVKAHACASGYEINGNEINALGRSVGGLTTKIHTLTDALGNPVRFIITAGNVHDIVPSQQLLEGITNAYILADKAYFSEENIKFLEENKNKPVIPARENYTKGHNVDWHIYKERHLIENFFSKIKHFRRVFSRFDKTCSAFLGFIALASTFIWLR; encoded by the coding sequence ATGGAATATTACATATCAGAAACAAATTGGTCAACTATTTTAACTTTTCTAACAGCTCAAAAAGGATTGCATACAAAAGATGTAGTTAAGCTTAGAAGATTCATAGAAGCAGTGTTTTTTATCTTAAAAACAGGAGCTCAGTGGAAATATCTTCACAAGGATTATGGTAATAGTAGAGCCATCCATAAGCGTTATAAATACTGGGCTGACAAAGGTGTTTGGAATAATCTAATGACTTATGTTTCAGACATTGATTCACAACAGTTCATGATAGATTCACTATCTGTTAAAGCACATGCGTGTGCTAGTGGTTATGAGATAAATGGTAATGAAATCAATGCTTTGGGTAGAAGTGTGGGTGGCTTAACAACAAAGATTCATACTCTTACAGATGCTTTAGGAAATCCCGTTAGATTTATAATAACTGCTGGTAATGTCCATGATATTGTACCCTCACAACAACTCTTAGAAGGAATAACAAATGCTTATATTCTTGCTGATAAGGCATATTTCTCTGAAGAAAATATAAAATTCCTTGAGGAAAATAAAAATAAACCAGTCATTCCTGCTAGAGAAAACTATACCAAAGGCCATAATGTTGACTGGCATATTTATAAGGAAAGACATTTGATAGAGAACTTTTTCTCTAAAATTAAGCATTTTAGAAGGGTTTTCTCTAGGTTTGATAAGACTTGTTCTGCTTTCCTCGGCTTTATAGCATTAGCAAGCACCTTTATTTGGCTTAGATGA
- a CDS encoding AmpG family muropeptide MFS transporter has protein sequence MTSSPTLIEKLSAPFKEAKMFTMLILGYASGFPLMLTASSLFLWYKDNGIETKDIGFLTLIAIPYTFKYLWAPFLDKIKIPRLGRRKGWILLTQLLLIILIAIMSRLSPANSPFIIALIGFLICFVSATQDIAINAYQTEILLESERALGNAIAVMGYRIGMLVTGSLVLIIVDKLNNNWNLAWLMIIPFFIICPLYTLIIKESQYQEAPKSFRDAFVLPFVEFFRRQGLYTAIIIIIILISYKLADAIAFSLNSIFFIDLGFSKTTIAVSYKALSLFASLVGLIVGGLIAKQIGVYKSFLYFSIIMACANLTYVVLAIVGKNYYLMLGSVSVEYFCGAMGTAILVAMIMSLVNVKFSATQFAILSSIDSLARVFVGPLAGYIQAHYRWEGLFIFSFIVGMFISLLIFIFRTRIKLMANLH, from the coding sequence ATGACTAGCTCGCCAACGCTTATAGAGAAACTTTCAGCTCCTTTTAAAGAAGCTAAAATGTTTACTATGTTAATACTAGGTTACGCATCAGGGTTTCCCCTTATGCTTACAGCCTCTTCATTATTTTTATGGTATAAAGATAACGGCATAGAAACAAAAGATATTGGTTTTTTAACACTTATCGCAATCCCTTACACATTTAAATATTTGTGGGCTCCTTTCTTAGACAAGATAAAAATACCTAGATTAGGACGTAGGAAAGGCTGGATATTACTAACTCAATTGCTGTTAATCATCCTCATTGCTATAATGAGTCGACTTTCACCAGCAAACTCACCTTTTATAATTGCTCTTATTGGTTTTTTAATATGCTTTGTATCAGCAACACAAGATATTGCTATAAACGCTTATCAAACAGAAATTCTCCTAGAATCTGAAAGAGCACTAGGAAATGCTATAGCAGTCATGGGTTATCGTATTGGTATGCTAGTAACAGGATCACTAGTTTTGATCATAGTAGATAAACTTAATAATAACTGGAATCTTGCTTGGCTAATGATTATCCCGTTTTTTATCATCTGTCCTCTTTATACTTTGATAATTAAAGAAAGTCAGTATCAAGAGGCTCCTAAAAGCTTCAGGGATGCTTTTGTACTACCTTTTGTTGAGTTTTTTAGGCGCCAAGGCTTATATACTGCAATAATTATAATAATTATTCTTATAAGCTATAAACTTGCTGATGCAATAGCATTTTCATTGAACTCAATCTTTTTTATCGACCTTGGTTTTAGTAAAACAACTATTGCAGTTTCATATAAGGCTTTATCTTTATTTGCATCTTTAGTTGGCTTAATCGTTGGAGGCTTGATTGCAAAACAGATCGGCGTTTACAAAAGCTTCTTATACTTCAGTATTATTATGGCATGTGCAAATTTAACTTATGTAGTACTGGCAATAGTTGGCAAAAACTACTATCTAATGTTGGGTTCTGTGAGTGTAGAATATTTTTGTGGTGCAATGGGTACAGCGATATTAGTAGCAATGATCATGAGTCTTGTTAATGTAAAGTTCTCAGCTACTCAATTTGCAATTTTAAGCTCAATAGACTCCTTAGCAAGAGTATTTGTAGGACCTTTAGCTGGATATATTCAAGCACACTACAGATGGGAAGGATTGTTTATCTTCAGTTTTATAGTTGGAATGTTTATATCACTACTAATATTTATCTTTAGAACAAGAATAAAATTAATGGCAAATTTACACTAA
- the sdhD gene encoding succinate dehydrogenase, hydrophobic membrane anchor protein yields MGVLLMAVISLTSSGIKDFFVQRVTAVIIAVYFGYLIVEALYLSHIGALNYDSWRGLFTDGMFFRVATLMAYLAMFFHAWVGIWIICGDYIKCAWASALVMLSFVLVYVFCFFWLFAVLFFY; encoded by the coding sequence ATGGGGGTGCTACTTATGGCTGTAATTTCATTAACTTCTTCTGGAATTAAAGACTTTTTTGTACAAAGAGTTACAGCTGTAATTATTGCTGTATATTTTGGCTATCTTATCGTAGAAGCTTTGTACTTGTCGCATATAGGAGCTCTTAACTATGATAGTTGGAGAGGCTTGTTTACTGATGGTATGTTTTTTAGAGTTGCTACATTGATGGCTTACTTGGCGATGTTTTTTCATGCTTGGGTAGGTATCTGGATCATATGTGGTGATTATATTAAATGTGCATGGGCTTCTGCGCTTGTGATGCTGAGCTTTGTTTTGGTATATGTATTCTGCTTTTTTTGGTTATTTGCAGTTTTATTTTTCTATTAA